In Epinephelus moara isolate mb chromosome 9, YSFRI_EMoa_1.0, whole genome shotgun sequence, a genomic segment contains:
- the ccdc80l2 gene encoding coiled-coil domain-containing protein 80, translating to MSVRMFHSYKSHWPLLLFVALWSLCYPSLLTAWPGIGRSKPKDQLDPNVRDWGDYSDLPPGIEQGLGLEEEHVDNRRVVESSLSLAPELDFLADFAGKKRLWVITAPSHNDNYLRMMEKQLEDMEQKGLNCRLAERDTFIITIIQNAMMEGRVQKTTFQGEATVESLDPDTVSKLLHYLELTGQEEGFTMLVMKKNLRVSERFPYPVRVEAILELIDQFPVRKLEKMTRKGSNLRCRTSKKKVVMKRKMTKKKIVLSPQRRGNVTSIMAIQRKPPLDKKAALKSKIQDILSGRSRFVIRKAPIVGSTKGKDLSSGSRATSNGQEKVHSPPPAPPVSKSNEEVKKVRPDPAVEEGKRRHGEKNREDKKEQNVKDNTQEKQSSKKKGKGKKGKKGKGRGKKSNREASEKDKAALKEFLDGLKGKRRLMLIATPSRDATLYIQQRDDNDKQHCDLAIRKITVATIVGEGSHASLTLQHHQLESEPPLSDQSDRFSDSGLISLLRAELGLSSPDLFSMTVTDYDIKPSRVFEAPPSGPALFEYIDNFPSRRSEKEKERRSPPSCSKGRQNPGAENSLLRFMSKRRLLLISAPSKDDYFFQQQLSALSGQECHLGIRHFAMLKLTGTGDKASGTVELFPLNGRSQSEVEPLSRDMVNNLREQLKISKDYFSMLVVGKDSDVKAWFPSPMWSLDNIYDLVDSMELRHQEEKLQKRLGIHCPEDRGRGGSEGGPYHGYDEDGLDETYLYHRSEE from the exons ATGTCAGTGAGGATGTTTCATTCCTATAAGTCACACTGGCCCCTGCTGTTGTTTGTAGCTCTGTGGAGCCTCTGCTACCCAAGTTTGCTTACCGCCTGGCCGGGCATCGGTCGCAGCAAGCCCAAGGATCAGCTGGACCCAAATGTGAGGGACTGGGGAGACTATTCAGACCTCCCTCCGGGGATCGAGCAGGGGTTGGGGTTGGAGGAAGAACATGTAGACAACAGACGAGTCGTAGAGTCATCATTGAGCCTGGCTCCAGAGCTGGATTTCCTGGCTGACTTTGCAG GTAAAAAGCGACTGTGGGTGATAACAGCCCCATCACACAATGACAACTACCTTCgtatgatggaaaaacagctggAAGACATGGAGCAG AAAGGGTTAAATTGCCGTCTCGCAGAAAGAGACACATTCATCATTACCATCATCCAGAACGCAATGATGGAGGGTCGAGTCCAGAAAACAACTTTCCAAGGAGAGGCCACAGTAGAGAGCCTGGACCCTGACACAGTTAGCAAACTGCTGCACTACCTGGAGCTAACTGGCCAG GAGGAAGGGTTCACCATGCTGGTTATGAAGAAAAACCTTCGGGTCAGCGAACGCTTCCCGTATCCGGTTCGTGTAGAGGCGATTTTGGAGCTCATTGATCAGTTCCCCgtgaggaagctggagaaaatGACAAGAAAAGGATCCAACTTGAG GTGCAGAACCTCTAAAAAAAAGGTTGTGATGAAAAGGAAAATGACAAAGAAGAAGATCGTACTGAGCCCTCAGAGGCGAGGGAATGTGACTTCAATTATGGCAATACAAAGAAAACCTCCTCTGGACAAAAAAGCTGCCCTGAAGAGTAAGATCCAGGACATACTGAGTGGACGGTCAAGGTTTGTTATCCGTAAGGCGCCTATAGTGGGGTCCACGAAGGGAAAGGACTTGAGCAGTGGTAGTCGGGCCACTTCTAACGGACAAGAAAAAGTGCACAGCCCTCCACCTGCTCCACCTGTGTCAAAGAGCAATGAAGAAGTAAAGAAAGTCAG GCCTGACCCCGCTGTGGAAGAAGGGAAGAGAAGACatggagagaaaaacagagaagatAAAAAAGAGCAGAATGTAAAGGATAACACACAGGAAAAGCAGAGCTCCAAGAAAAAGGGTAAAGGGAAGAAAGGGAAGAAAGGGAAAGGAAGAGGGAAAAAGTCCAACAGAGAGGCCAGCGAGAAGGATAAAGCAGCCCTGAAGGAGTTTTTGGACGGTTTAAAGGGCAAAAGAAGGTTAATG TTGATCGCAACGCCCAGCAGAGATGCAACACTGTACATCCAGCAGAGGGACGACAACGACAAGcaacactgtgaccttgcaatTAGGAAGATCACCGTGGCAACCATTGTGGGCGAAGGAAGTCACGCCTCGCTCACGCTGCAACACCACCAGCTCG agtcGGAGCCTCCACTCAGTGACCAATCGGATCGTTTCTCAGATTCAGGCCTGATCTCTCTGTTGAGAGCAGAGCTCGGCCTGTCGTCCCCTGACCTCTTTTCCATGACTGTCACAGACTACGACATCAAGCCCAGT AGAGTCTTTGAGGCTCCTCCATCAGGTCCTGCTCTGTTCGAGTACATTGACAACTTTCCCTCAAGGCgctcagaaaaagaaaaggaaaggaggagtCCTCCGTCCTGCTCCAAAGGCAGGCAAAATCCTGGAGCTGAGAATTCACTGCTTAG GTTCATGTCTAAGAGGAGACTGCTGCTCATCTCCGCTCCATCTAAGGACGACTACTTCttccagcagcagctctctgcTCTCAGCGGACAGGAGTGTCACCTGG GTATTCGCCACTTTGCCATGTTGAAGCTGACTGGAACTGGAGACAAAGCATCAGGAACTGTTGAACTCTTTCCTCTAAATG GGCGTAGTCAGAGTGAGGTGGAGCCGTTATCCCGGGACATGGTCAACAATCTGAGAGAACAGCTGAAGATCAGTAAGGACTACTTCAGCATGCTCGTTGTGGGGAAGGATAGCGATGTCAAGGCGTGGTTCCCGTCACCCATGTGGTCCCTGGATAACATCTACGACCTGGTGGACTCCATGGAGCTGCGCCACCAGGAGGAGAAGCTGCAGAAGAGACTGGGGATCCACTGccctgaggacagagggagaggaggcagTGAGGGGGGGCCTTATCACGGCTACGACGAAGACGGGCTGGATGAGACGTACTTGTATCACCGGTCAGAGGAATAA